A region of Corvus cornix cornix isolate S_Up_H32 chromosome 3, ASM73873v5, whole genome shotgun sequence DNA encodes the following proteins:
- the ELOVL4 gene encoding elongation of very long chain fatty acids protein 4 isoform X2, with amino-acid sequence MCVFLVYFPTERITSCKDKRVDDWPLMQSPFPTLTISTIYLLTVWLGPKWMKTREPFQLRFLLVVYNFGMVLLNFFIFKELFLSSRARGYSYVCQTVDYSDNVYEVRIAAALWWYYVSKGIEYLDTVFFILRKKFNQISFLHVYHHFTMFTLWWIGIKWVAGGQAFFGAQMNAFIHVIMYMYYGLAACGPKFQKYLWWKRYLTILQLVQFHVTIGHTALSIYIDCPFPKWMHWGVIFYAVTFIFLFGNFYYRTYKLPKEPVKNGKIANGAVANGVSKPENNAVVENGKKQKKGKAKGE; translated from the exons ATGTGtgtatttcttgtttatttCCCCACAGAAAGAATTACATCCTGCAAAG ACAAACGTGTTGATGACTGGCCCTTGATGCAGTCTCCATTTCCAACACTGACTATAAGCACTATTTATCTCCTCACTGTCTGGCTGGGCCCCAAATGGATGAAGACGAGAGAGCCCTTCCAGTTACGCTTCCTGTTGGTTGTTTACAACTTTGGAATGGTTCTGCTCaacttcttcattttcaaagag ttgttctTGTCATCAAGAGCTCGAGGGTACAGCTATGTCTGCCAGACTGTGGATTACTCAGATAATGTTTATGAAGTTAGG ATAGCTGCTGCTTTGTGGTGGTATTATGTCTCTAAAGGAATTGAATATTTGGATACAGTATTCTTCATCCTGAGAAAGAAATTTAACCAAATTAGTTTCCTTCATGTCTATCACCATTTCACCATGTTCACCTTGTGGTGGATTGGTATTAAGTGGGTTGCAGGTGGACAAG CTTTTTTCGGAGCTCAAATGAACGCATTTATTCATGTCATTATGTACATGTATTACGGATTAGCAGCTTGTGGCCCtaaatttcagaaatacctGTGGTGGAAACGATATTTGACCATATTGCAATTG gtGCAGTTCCATGTGACTATTGGCCACACAGCCTTGTCTATTTATATTGATTGTCCTTTCCCTAAATGGATGCACTGGGGTGTCATTTTCTATGCTGTCACCTTCATCTTCCTGTTTGGTAACTTCTACTATCGGACATATAAGCTGCCCAAGGAACCTGTAAAGAATGGCAAAATAGCAAATGGTGCTGTTGCAAATGGAGTaagcaaaccagaaaataatgCGGtggtggaaaatggaaaaaagcagaaaaagggaaaagcaaaaggagagTAA